The following are from one region of the Haloactinomyces albus genome:
- a CDS encoding glycosyltransferase produces MNDSSGRTGRDRQRLIDWTGERCVPWADDAQVIYEHYHRYAMAARFVRGKRVLDLGSGEGYGASMLAAEAAEVVGVDIDADTVEHADHNYGGRNLSFRTGSVTDPELLAEVVPFDVIVCFEAIEHVADHAAVLRLVRARLAHGGLLIASTPDTAVYHDQQGNENPFHVKELAGPQFESLLEDFFRHVAMVKQNVAVGSLMTPADPGDPDTAVDGVRLQTLHQQDSGSWSIRQGVPHTYLLGLASDRQLPQLPAAAVLLDAELRLVQRAASGFGVHAEEITEQRDAAAADVARLNELCRRNRDEIRELESSVARLQTLHQDAEQRVNEGAHEQARLRLELDRLGAELHEVHLAGRRDAARMEWLRDTVAHLETRVADAEQRAAGPDETGPDETGPDETGPLRVPRSDHPLVSVIVPVHGEWLYTRRCLRLLGRHLVSVPFEVLVVDDASPDGSAERLAACEGVRTIHTDHHLGYAGACHLGAEQARGEYLFFLHNDAEVTESWLDTLVGTLESEGGIGLVGAKLVGPDGSLRECGSVVWSDGTARPLGRGGDADAAEYNVLRDVDYCSSAAILVRADLFRQLGGFDTRYAPAYYEDIDLAFAVRAAGFRTVVQPGAVVVHHEGVSHGADTGGGASKLRELNRGVFTGKWGGTLAAEHLPGATASHLWLARQRGSGGHFGPLVLVTDHRVPRPDVDSDSTRKRHLLELLVELGCRVMFLPADHAATEPYTADLRQAGVTVLPEPELQRTFLSEAGAEITLALLSRTQTAWDLVEELRASAPQCVLVHDTVGLHFLRLERQAALAESEGDEAKADALRRKAFVSRERELGLVRSCDVTLVSSDLEQSLLWELVPDTDVRVLSRVHEVQSQSLQPDGRRDVLFVGGFEHPANADAATWAAREIMPLVRERCPDAVLHLVGSDPPHEVLRMDDSGVQVHGWVADLASMYAASRVTLAPLRFGAGVRGKVGESLGAGVPVVGTTSAMEGMHLTPGDDVLIADDARGLADGIVRLLTDDRAWRHLSTSGRAAVAAQFGPDVSRSTLKALLVTGEPEASGNTARSCARGEE; encoded by the coding sequence ATGAACGACAGCAGCGGCCGCACCGGGCGCGACCGGCAGCGATTGATCGACTGGACCGGAGAACGCTGCGTGCCGTGGGCCGACGATGCTCAGGTCATCTACGAGCACTATCACCGTTACGCGATGGCGGCTCGTTTCGTCCGGGGCAAGCGAGTGCTCGATCTGGGCAGTGGTGAGGGATACGGCGCTTCGATGCTGGCTGCCGAAGCCGCCGAGGTCGTCGGGGTGGACATCGACGCCGATACCGTCGAGCACGCCGACCACAACTACGGTGGCCGCAATCTGAGCTTTCGCACCGGTTCGGTCACCGACCCCGAACTGCTCGCCGAGGTCGTGCCGTTCGACGTGATCGTGTGTTTCGAGGCGATCGAGCACGTCGCCGATCATGCGGCCGTACTACGGCTGGTGCGTGCACGACTGGCCCATGGCGGCCTGCTCATCGCGAGCACCCCGGATACGGCGGTTTACCACGATCAGCAGGGCAACGAGAATCCCTTCCACGTCAAGGAACTCGCCGGACCGCAGTTCGAGTCGTTACTGGAGGACTTCTTCCGGCACGTGGCGATGGTGAAGCAGAACGTCGCGGTCGGTTCGCTGATGACTCCCGCCGATCCCGGTGACCCGGACACCGCCGTCGACGGTGTGCGATTGCAGACTCTGCACCAGCAGGACTCGGGCTCCTGGTCGATACGTCAGGGCGTCCCGCACACCTACTTGCTGGGCTTGGCCTCGGATCGCCAACTACCGCAGCTGCCCGCGGCTGCGGTGCTGCTCGATGCCGAGCTGCGGCTGGTGCAGCGTGCCGCCTCGGGATTCGGCGTGCACGCGGAGGAGATCACCGAACAACGAGACGCGGCTGCCGCCGACGTCGCCCGGCTCAACGAACTCTGCCGTCGCAATCGGGACGAGATCCGGGAACTCGAGTCCTCGGTAGCGCGATTGCAGACACTGCACCAGGACGCCGAGCAGCGGGTGAACGAGGGCGCACACGAGCAGGCCCGCCTGCGCCTGGAACTCGACAGACTCGGCGCCGAACTGCACGAGGTGCACCTGGCCGGCCGGCGCGACGCGGCTCGGATGGAGTGGTTGCGCGATACCGTGGCGCATCTGGAGACACGGGTTGCCGATGCCGAGCAGCGTGCCGCCGGGCCGGACGAGACCGGGCCGGACGAGACCGGGCCGGACGAGACCGGGCCACTTCGCGTGCCGCGCAGCGATCATCCGCTCGTCAGCGTGATCGTGCCGGTGCACGGCGAGTGGCTGTACACCCGCCGGTGCCTGCGACTGCTCGGGCGGCATCTGGTGTCGGTGCCGTTCGAGGTACTTGTGGTCGACGATGCCTCACCGGACGGCAGCGCCGAACGCCTGGCCGCCTGCGAGGGCGTGCGAACGATACATACCGATCACCATCTCGGATACGCGGGAGCGTGCCATCTCGGCGCCGAACAGGCCCGTGGTGAGTATCTGTTCTTCCTCCACAACGATGCCGAAGTGACCGAGTCCTGGCTGGACACCCTGGTCGGCACGCTCGAGTCCGAGGGGGGAATCGGCCTGGTCGGTGCGAAACTCGTCGGTCCCGACGGGAGTCTGCGGGAGTGCGGCAGCGTCGTGTGGTCCGATGGAACCGCTCGGCCTCTCGGTCGTGGCGGTGACGCCGATGCGGCCGAGTACAACGTGCTGCGCGATGTGGACTACTGCTCGAGTGCGGCGATCCTGGTGCGGGCGGACCTCTTCCGGCAGCTCGGCGGTTTCGATACGCGCTACGCACCGGCCTACTACGAGGACATCGACCTCGCTTTCGCGGTGCGCGCGGCGGGTTTCCGCACGGTGGTACAGCCCGGAGCTGTGGTGGTGCACCACGAGGGGGTTTCCCACGGTGCCGACACGGGCGGTGGGGCGAGCAAACTTCGGGAGCTCAATCGCGGAGTGTTCACCGGGAAATGGGGCGGAACCCTTGCCGCCGAGCATCTTCCGGGCGCCACGGCGTCCCACTTGTGGCTGGCCCGGCAGCGGGGCAGTGGAGGGCACTTCGGTCCTCTCGTCCTGGTGACGGATCATCGAGTGCCGCGCCCGGATGTCGATTCCGACTCGACGCGGAAGCGCCATCTGCTGGAGCTGCTCGTCGAACTCGGCTGCCGCGTGATGTTCCTTCCCGCCGACCATGCCGCCACGGAGCCCTACACAGCCGACCTGCGGCAGGCAGGCGTGACGGTGTTGCCCGAACCGGAACTGCAGCGGACATTCCTTTCCGAGGCGGGCGCGGAGATCACGCTGGCCCTGCTGTCCCGGACGCAGACCGCCTGGGACCTGGTGGAGGAGCTGCGTGCCTCGGCTCCGCAGTGCGTGCTCGTCCACGACACCGTCGGCCTGCACTTCCTGCGGCTGGAGCGGCAGGCGGCGCTGGCCGAGTCCGAAGGAGACGAAGCGAAAGCGGATGCGCTGCGGCGGAAGGCTTTCGTCTCCCGGGAGCGTGAGCTCGGGCTCGTCCGGTCCTGTGACGTCACGCTCGTGTCCTCCGACCTCGAACAGTCCCTGCTGTGGGAATTGGTCCCCGACACCGACGTGCGAGTGCTGTCCCGGGTCCACGAGGTGCAGTCGCAGTCGCTACAGCCGGACGGTCGCCGCGATGTCCTGTTCGTCGGTGGTTTCGAGCATCCCGCGAACGCCGACGCCGCCACGTGGGCGGCTCGGGAGATCATGCCCCTGGTGCGTGAGCGCTGCCCGGATGCGGTGCTTCATCTCGTGGGCAGCGACCCGCCCCACGAAGTACTGCGGATGGACGACAGCGGTGTGCAGGTGCACGGCTGGGTGGCCGACCTCGCGTCGATGTATGCCGCGAGTCGGGTGACGTTGGCCCCGTTGCGGTTCGGTGCCGGTGTGCGGGGCAAGGTCGGCGAGAGCCTCGGGGCGGGGGTGCCCGTGGTCGGGACGACGTCGGCCATGGAGGGTATGCATCTCACGCCGGGTGACGATGTGCTGATCGCCGACGACGCGCGAGGACTCGCGGACGGCATCGTGCGGCTGCTCACCGATGATCGGGCATGGCGACACCTGTCCACATCGGGCCGGGCCGCCGTCGCGGCACAGTTCGGCCCCGACGTGTCGCGCTCCACCCTGAAGGCCCTCCTCGTCACGGGAGAGCCCGAAGCTTCGGGCAACACTGCACGCTCCTGTGCCCGGGGCGAGGAGTGA